The DNA region GTACTTGGACGCAAAATGGTGAACTAATTCAACTGTTGATCGGGATAACTCACGTGGTTGCTCATATTCATCCTCATGATATCGCTTCCATTTGCATTCATCACAGACCATGAGGTTTGCGGCAGTTGTAGGCATTTTTGGTTGGCTTACTGTATATTTTGCCAAGGTATGTTCCACCATCAGCTATTCTATTGCTTCATATGTTATTTTCTAGCTACAAATCTATAATACTTGCCTCTGGAATGACATGAAGGATGCTATAATGCTCTATGCTGGAAGAGTTCTGTTGGGCTACTGTACCGGAGTTCTTTCCTATGTGGTGAGCACATATAGTTCATTTGTTTTGATATGCACCTGAAATTTTCATTTTTCTAAAACTTTGTTTAGACAATTAACACATGTTCCAGCCTCTGCAAAACAGCAAAAGTTTGCACACAGCTTTAAAAACTTTCTTAAGACCTTGTTTTATTTAACAACATCCTATTCAGCTGCACTAACATTTCCTGGGGTTATAATAACACAGGTGCCTGTGTTTATATCTGAAATAGCACCAAAGGATATCCGAGGGGGCCTTGCAACCTCAAACCAGGTTACAGAAATTGGAGCCGAAGTGCCTCTTCTTTTTTAGTGAATCTTAAGAACTAATATAGGCACTTTTGCATATGCAGTTGTTCATCTGTTTAGGGTGTTCAGCTGCTTACATTATTGGAGCACTTCTTTCATGGCGCTCTTTGGTTGTAGTAGGTAATAACCATTTTTTTTTCTCCAATACAGGGAGTAACTATATCTTTACATGTATGTTGTCCAGCATCAAGAGAAACTAATGTAGCATTTCATGCAGGATTAGTACCTTGTGTGGTCCTACTTGTGGGGCTTTTCTTCATTCCAGAGTCTCCAAGGTGGCTGGTGAGACGGTAACTGATTTTGCGCGTAATATGGTCATGATGTAAAaagttgattttttttttctagtTGATTTCATATATTGTTAGAGGTAAATAACATAATTTTCTATTGTCCATGGTTTTCATCTAAGGATGGCGGTCATGTGGCAGGCAATTTTTCTCATTCTGTTTGTTTCCAAAGATATATGTATTATAAATTCTGAACTTGTTGATTTTTACTTATAACAACAATATTTTGTTACATTCATAATTTGTTTCTCATTGCAACACATGGtgaaatatatcaaaataataataaaaatataaaatatagCCTCGTTAGTGAAAGAAAACCTTGACTGAAGTGGTAACTTCTAATTGTACTATATTCTTTGATGATATTACAGGCCAACAtagggagagagaaagagttCCATGCTTCATTACAGAAGTTTAGGGGGAAAGATTATGACATTTCTGAAGAGGCTACTGAGATCAAAGTTATTTATTCCCAACACAACTTCCATTTATCAAACAATGTGGACCATAAGATATTCAGACTAAATATTTTATTCAGGGCTATATAGAATCAAATCATAGATTACCTAAGGCAAGGATTCAAGATTTGTTTCAGAGAGAAAATATTTATGCTGTCACGGTAAGAATTATATTCACTTGATTTATTATATAAGACCTTATCATTTTCTCGTAAAAAGCAAAAAATCAAAAGTTAATGGTGCAAGCTATTATTTTCTGGGAAAGTGTGAAAGTTCAGAGCTAACTCTGTAACTTCGATACCCAGGTTGGTGTCAGTCTGATGATTTTTCAGCAACTTGGAGGAATAAATGCCTTAGGCTTCTATACAAGCTATATCTTTTCCTCCGCAGGTATCTGAACCAGATAGATTATTTTCTCCTGACAAAACGAGGTATCCACAATTGCTCTTTCCTGAAACTTCAGGGTTTTCTGGAAAACTCGGCATCACCTTGATTGGCATTATTCAGGTTCAGGATTAGCCACTTATTTCAATAAAAGTAACTGGTCATAGCatttttttctataattacattTTTTTCAGATTCCAATCACATTGGTTGGGGCCCTTCTCATGGATAGGAGTGGAAGAAGAGCTCTTCTTTTGGTATGGACACTCCAAAACTGACCTGGCGTACACACAGGAAAAACAGTGTGATGtgtgttcttcttctttttaggTCTCTTCATCTGGAACATTTCTTGGCTGCTTTCTAACTGGGTTCTCATTCTATTTTAAGGTAACATAAATGTTTTAGTCTGTCAATTTAAAGAGGAACAGTTCAATTTAATGTTTAAAATTAGCAATTAAATGGTATTAATATTTACAAAAAAATATTGTTAACTGTTGAACTTTATAGCATGTTCTAATTTGGCTCTGTGGTTGTCTATTGATTCGTTCAATTGTAAATTTATTTTGATTCCTTTGGTCCATGTTAGTTATTTGAGAGTGTGTTTGCACGCAGTCTTTAAGGTAGCTGCAGTTATGAATGTTGCGCTCCTTGAATTGCTCAAGCCCTATTTGGAAAGCAACAAAATGTAGTAAATGagtattttcttttctttatcTTTTGATTTGTGTTGTTATCCATGATCTCTATTCTTACAGGCACAAGGACTGTACTCACAGTTGGTTCCTTCTTTGGCCCTTTGTGGCATATTGGTAAAATTACAATAACTGAAACTCCTATATCTATGTAATTTAAATGCTAATTTATCTATTCCATGACTTCAAGCTAATTCTAAGAGAATCTCTAGAAAGACCGCTAATCGGGATCAACACTGTACATTCTGAATTGATACGCAGTCCTCCtgcgtgttcgagaaaaaaacaTTGTACATTCTGAAATACTGAAATGGATCCTTTCTGAAAATAACACCATTGAACTTTTGGAGACTTTACACTGTGATCCTTCTTTCTAATAAAATAGGTATATTACGCAGCATACTCAGTTGGAATGGGACCAGTTCCTTGGGTTATCATGTCTGAGGTAAGAATTCCTTGGGTCTGTAAGGGACTCATGTTTTCAGCTGTTGATctcctgatttttttttttgataagaTCTCCTGATTTGTTGCCATAGATATTCTCAATCAACATGAAAGCAATAGCTGGAGGCTTGGTAACCCTGGTCAGTTGGATTGGTTCCTTTGCGATTTCTTACTCATTCAACTTCCTTATGGGTTGGAACCCCGCAGGTAAAGCTGTTTATCATTGCAAAataggagggggggggggggggggggttggatAGGAGACGTTTTGAAAGGAGCACTTAAAAACAACAGGCAATTTGAAAGGAAACATTTTCAGTAGCTGAGAATTTAGCCACAGAAGTATCTGATTCGAAGCTGCAACGTGTACATGTTTGGTTGATAACTGTACGTAACTGTTGGATACTTTCTGTATGCAGGTACGTTCTTTTTGTTCTCTGCAGCGAGCTTGGTCACTGTTTTGTTCGTGGCAAAGCTAGTACCAGAAACTAAAGGGAGAACACTGGAAGAGATCCAAGCATCGCTCCAAGCCAGCACGTGAGAGACTGATGAAGGACGTACGCACGCACCTTACCCACAAGGGATTCAAAACATTGTGGTAAATACTCACCTCTTGTAAATCGTTACCCGCAACGGATTCAAAGCATTGTGATGAATACTCACCTCTTGTAAATTCTCGCCTCGTGTTAAATTCTTGTGATCTGGTGAAGGATGTTTTTACTAATTTCACCTCATGTGAATTCTTCTTCATTGTACCTTTTCAAAATATAAGATTGTTTGACTAGGTACGGTCTTTAAGGTCATACTTTGACATTAATAGTATCTCTTATGCTACATTGCTAATGACCATAAAAGTGAGATCATGTAAAAGTACTGAACTTATGTTCTATAGTCAAGTATTTAAGATATAGTTGTTGACCAAAGATTAAGACTCTTCAATTTTGGCATGCATCATGCACATGTGCCTTAAAAAGCAAAGTGTAATTGAAAATTAGGATTCATGATAATCAAACTGAACAAAAAGGAGGAACAATTGAAGACGCATGTGTGCTCAGATTACTTCCATACAGAAATCATTGCCTAAAAATAAGACAGACTCAAATAAAGCTGCTGAGTTCATTGCTCCATTGCTTGATTTGTCCTAAACAATCTTCATCTTGATGAGTTTCCAAACTGTTTCCGGGGAACTCTTCCAACCAACAAGGCCGGCTATTTCACCGTAATCCTGAGGCCATATGTTGCCCAAGTCTCGAAACTTTGCGGTGTTCCAGGAAGACGATCTCTTTGTAAGGATGAAATCCTAGAAAACCGGAGCCATATTGCTAGTATCAAGGACATTATCATTGTCAGAGTTCCACTCaaggtgtgttcgtttcctagggtctaaagtttagacccgtcacatcaaagagaatcttgtcatttagaagtattaaataaaatctaattacaaaactaattgcagaatcccagggctaattcgcgagacgaatctaatgaggtatattagatcatgattagcggatgattactgtagcatcactgtggcatattatggattaattacgctcattaaatttgtctcgcgaattagcacccatctgtgcaaaaagttttgtaattagactttatttaatacttctaaatgataagattctctttgatgtgatgagtctaaattttagagggtaggaaaccaACGCACCCTCAATGCAAATTCCGCTTTCGCTACCGCAACGTAGTTGTCAGCTCCACGATGATTCTTACGACGATAGTTATATTATCTTGTAAGATCCAAGGTCCTCTATTTTGCCGATGGTAGTCCTCAAGCGCATGCAGCTTACGTGCAAAGGACCTAAGGTTAACATGATGCTTCAACACCCACTCCATCTGACCATATGATTCATTGAGGTGCCAAATGGGAAGATCATGGAATCCATCTTCAGAGGTTGTACAATACACCCCCTTCTCTGATCTTCCTAAACGGAGGTATGTCTTGTCCCTCGGCGTTTTTACTATTTGGTACTTGGCATCTGACAGGGATATCCTGCAAAAAGTAAAAATGTCATCAGGCAAAAATTACACGCTAATACAGTCAAAACATTTTACTATTGTAAAACATAATTGAAACAGTGCCTTGTGATAAACACGTCGCCTAGGCAATGCACGTAGAGCGCCCCTCGCCAGTAGGCCGTGTGGTTGGGCACGTTCCAGTTCGGACTTGAATTCATGTCCGCGGAAACTCCGGCCGCCTCCCCTACGCGAAGAAAGGAcgcctcctgccaccgccgcgtCGCAGACGAGAACACCTGCGTCGCgtaggacggcggcggccactCCGATCGCAGCATTTCAGAATCCAGCTTGGTCTCGTGCTCCTCGGGGAGGACGGGGATCAAGAACACCTCGTAGTGCGGCGACACCGTGGGATCGTACACGATGCAGGCCGCCTGGTCGAAGGCCTCCCCGAAGGTCGGCGGCGGGCTTGGCGGCAGCCGCGCGAACCGCCGCGTCGCCGGGTTGGCGACGTACCGCACGTGCCCGTGCCACCCGCAGAGCAGGAGGCCGGCGCAGTGGCTCAAGACACGCCGGACGGCGGGCATGAAGTCTAGGCTTCCAGAGATCGGCAGCCTGGAGGCGGAGGGCCTGGAGAAGAACTCCGGCGAGTAGAGCGCGcagtactccatgaagatgCCGCCCACGGAGCGCGGGAGGAGATCCGCGCGCAGCAGCCGGCGGGCGTCGATCGCATCGCGCCACGCCCTGCAGATGCACCGGGACGTGGCCAGGCCGCGCGGGGCGAGGCGCCGGAGGGCCTCCGCGAGGACGTCGTCGGGCAgctcccgcaccgccgccgtcaTCGCGTTGGGTGATATTTGTTTGtgtcggtatatatatatatatatatatatatatatatatatagataggggtacctcctgctagggtgtccaaaGCTTGGCGCCTCACAATCCGTAATCTCCCTTTCACCTACTGGGGGACGTGgaggcccgggcctgacagctgggaccgtggtccccggaccctccccgtgctaTTACAAGTCCGGAGCCTCCACGTCCCCAGGAAGGCTGGGGAGCTTTCGGGAAGCCTTCGCGGACCCGGTCTCTCCAGGGAGGTCCGGAACTGCCGCGTGTGGTGGCCGgtccatcacaggccagcccgctccgaccggcctcgggggcccggaccccccatcccccgggaaggggcccggtgccgccacgtgccgtccTACAGAAGGGGCGGGGCTGGCCCTTCCGCGTACCTGCGGCTGGAGACCCTTCGCGGGTCACCTCTCCACCTACTAGCATTTAATGTAGtggctgggccgggcgcgcccaagtcaaaaagagcggcctgccactggcacatggggcaggtatgctgacaccacggtaagcccgtcagtttccaaggcggcgcgtcgtattaccgcgcacagtacgcggactgtgtgcagtcccgtcacggcgttgtgcgcgtgatgatggcctgtaataggcgagccaaggcgtgcgcggTAACAGTACGCGCACCACGGGACAGCTCCGTCTCGCCCTCTGACCGAAGGCctcatcccaacagtgacaacacggcttcactgttgggtaacgctgacgccggacactgtacaagacaaggctgtacgcggccatatcctggctgtagatatgcacatcaacttctcgatcgagaggactacggagaggcgctcgaggagatgacctccatatctctcgtagtgCAGCTCCTGTAGTCtggacccacctgtcggggtcccgcacaatGTAAGCGCTCcctttggactataaaagggagagtgcacttgTTAGAAAAGTCCCAAGTTccaggttgcacacacacaagcttatgctgctttccattcaggctcacgcagccaatacaacaccaaagtggacgtagggtattacgctccggcggcccgaaccactctaaatcttcgtgtccttcctgcgttcatctgtccaccgatcgagcgctcctaagtctcctccaaacccatccttaactaggactaggcgggtgctttccgccacccggctggagaattcctccgacatttggcgcgccagataggggcACTTAGGTTTGTATAGCACTCGGTCGACCTCCTCGACTCCTGCGATGGCACAGGAGAACGGTCATCATGACCTCATGGTtggtgaagaagtggcgtccACAACGCCACACGCTTCGTGCCGTCCCCCCTCTCGGGCGgccccgcgtgctgctccacagCGGGCAGCAGAGCGGGCctctgtggcccaatcggtgccttCACCGAGTGGGCCCCttatggcagccagggagttgctccgcaacccccctggtgaggcggcgtcgccagacgcgcacagacaatggcgtgacgacatcgatcgcctcctcaacctggcgcaGGCTTCCCCAGGTCCAGCGGGGGGGTCTGTATCCAGGCAGCACCGtcgtcagggcggcgcatccggttctgtgcactcaccatccgtgaagagtgcacggaccgaggacctccgggcggagctcaaccgcaggcatgcgggagaggatggcaggatctccatcgagcgagcacgaaaccgacggct from Panicum hallii strain FIL2 chromosome 9, PHallii_v3.1, whole genome shotgun sequence includes:
- the LOC112874969 gene encoding sugar transporter ERD6-like 16 isoform X1; its protein translation is MALPAPPRMAATLPSSAVAPALLLRRHTGASLSSRCRRRWQRPAARRREGPGAPLGMRGARELPPAAPDRCSGARGATPAAAAAGEAPYRGSEAQGSLWMVLLATAVVVCGSLEFGTCVGYSAPAQAGIVGDIGLSNSEYGVFASVLAIGAMIGALTSGRLADVLGRKMTMRFAAVVGIFGWLTVYFAKDAIMLYAGRVLLGYCTGVLSYVVPVFISEIAPKDIRGGLATSNQLFICLGCSAAYIIGALLSWRSLVVVGLVPCVVLLVGLFFIPESPRWLANIGREKEFHASLQKFRGKDYDISEEATEIKGYIESNHRLPKARIQDLFQRENIYAVTVSEPDRLFSPDKTRYPQLLFPETSGFSGKLGITLIGIIQIPITLVGALLMDRSGRRALLLVSSSGTFLGCFLTGFSFYFKAQGLYSQLVPSLALCGILVYYAAYSVGMGPVPWVIMSEIFSINMKAIAGGLVTLVSWIGSFAISYSFNFLMGWNPAGTFFLFSAASLVTVLFVAKLVPETKGRTLEEIQASLQAST
- the LOC112874969 gene encoding sugar transporter ERD6-like 5 isoform X2 gives rise to the protein MALPAPPRMAATLPSSAVAPALLLRRHTGASLSSRCRRRWQRPAARRREGPGAPLGMRGARELPPAAPDRCSGARGATPAAAAAGEAPYRGSEAQGSLWMVLLATAVVVCGSLEFGTCVGYSAPAQAGIVGDIGLSNSEYGVFASVLAIGAMIGALTSGRLADVLGRKMTMRFAAVVGIFGWLTVYFAKDAIMLYAGRVLLGYCTGVLSYVVPVFISEIAPKDIRGGLATSNQLFICLGCSAAYIIGALLSWRSLVVVGLVPCVVLLVGLFFIPESPRWLANIGREKEFHASLQKFRGKDYDISEEATEIKGYIESNHRLPKARIQDLFQRENIYAVTVSEPDRLFSPDKTRFQSHWLGPFSWIGVEEELFFWYGHSKTDLAYTQEKQCDAQGLYSQLVPSLALCGILVYYAAYSVGMGPVPWVIMSEIFSINMKAIAGGLVTLVSWIGSFAISYSFNFLMGWNPAGTFFLFSAASLVTVLFVAKLVPETKGRTLEEIQASLQAST
- the LOC112873292 gene encoding uncharacterized protein LOC112873292, with amino-acid sequence MTAAVRELPDDVLAEALRRLAPRGLATSRCICRAWRDAIDARRLLRADLLPRSVGGIFMEYCALYSPEFFSRPSASRLPISGSLDFMPAVRRVLSHCAGLLLCGWHGHVRYVANPATRRFARLPPSPPPTFGEAFDQAACIVYDPTVSPHYEVFLIPVLPEEHETKLDSEMLRSEWPPPSYATQVFSSATRRWQEASFLRVGEAAGVSADMNSSPNWNVPNHTAYWRGALYVHCLGDVFITRISLSDAKYQIVKTPRDKTYLRLGRSEKGVYCTTSEDGFHDLPIWHLNESYGQMEWVLKHHVNLRSFARKLHALEDYHRQNRGPWILQDNITIVVRIIVELTTTLR